A part of Haloarchaeobius sp. HME9146 genomic DNA contains:
- the pstA gene encoding phosphate ABC transporter permease PstA: protein MSTIERSDLVRDGTSTVELVAGATVALTAVVFTLGLTSLFGLVSVTGTVGGLPVPVLLGTLLSLSGLLVVGFGLASYTGMVDTDPLPTAGLVAAVAFSGVWFVIGGLVASQTLGFGLAGWLVAAIATGGVAFAVTVFPREDIGSTVPAGALSLLAGVVMLTGIIGPGWKWAPNGLNAAFFYDITAPVIVMFCALYVGWAAAKAYGGFGARGRHLGAHVLVYLTVTAIIAVLIGLVAFVVMKGMPGVLRGVEVGLGVGPASTINLFGLSYTIVWPLNWPIVMNGVALLNDYNGVLPAIVGTIWLVVGAVLFAVPLGIGTAIFLSEYAEEGRFTQVVEVATNALWSTPSIVFGLFGYAFLLPRFGGQKSLLSGMLTLGFMLLPLVVITSREAMLAVPDEYRDGSAALGVSKWQTIRSVVLPAALPGVVTGVILGVGRIAGETAPILLTMAGGTFVPGSQTADVIGGFQFTASPPFVTNPELLQSTSALPYQLYAIITAGLNSSKLDPWALALVLLTIVLSFYAIGIVTRYYFRKKLNQ from the coding sequence ATGAGTACGATCGAACGCTCCGACCTGGTCCGTGACGGCACCTCGACGGTCGAACTCGTCGCGGGCGCGACGGTCGCCCTCACTGCCGTGGTCTTCACGCTCGGGCTGACCTCGCTGTTCGGCCTCGTCTCCGTCACCGGGACGGTCGGCGGGCTACCCGTCCCCGTCCTGCTCGGGACCCTGCTCTCGCTCAGCGGCCTGCTCGTCGTCGGCTTCGGCCTCGCGTCGTACACCGGGATGGTCGATACCGACCCGCTCCCGACCGCCGGACTGGTCGCCGCCGTCGCGTTCTCCGGCGTCTGGTTCGTCATCGGCGGGCTGGTCGCCTCCCAGACGCTCGGCTTCGGCCTGGCGGGCTGGCTCGTCGCCGCCATCGCCACCGGTGGAGTCGCGTTCGCGGTGACCGTCTTCCCCCGCGAGGACATCGGGTCCACCGTCCCCGCTGGCGCGCTGTCGCTGCTCGCGGGCGTCGTGATGCTCACCGGCATCATCGGCCCCGGCTGGAAGTGGGCCCCGAACGGGCTCAACGCGGCGTTCTTCTACGACATCACCGCCCCGGTCATCGTCATGTTCTGTGCGCTGTACGTCGGCTGGGCGGCCGCGAAGGCCTACGGCGGCTTCGGCGCGCGCGGTCGACACCTCGGCGCACACGTCCTCGTCTACCTGACCGTCACGGCCATCATCGCGGTCCTCATCGGGCTCGTCGCCTTCGTGGTGATGAAGGGGATGCCCGGCGTCCTCCGGGGCGTCGAGGTCGGCCTCGGCGTCGGTCCCGCCTCGACCATCAACCTCTTCGGACTGAGCTACACCATCGTCTGGCCGCTCAACTGGCCCATCGTGATGAACGGTGTGGCGCTGCTCAACGACTACAACGGCGTCCTGCCGGCCATCGTCGGCACCATCTGGCTCGTCGTCGGGGCCGTCCTCTTCGCCGTCCCGCTCGGCATCGGGACCGCCATCTTCCTCAGCGAGTACGCCGAGGAGGGCCGGTTCACGCAGGTCGTCGAGGTCGCGACGAACGCCCTGTGGAGCACGCCGAGTATCGTCTTCGGCCTGTTCGGCTACGCGTTCCTCCTGCCGCGCTTCGGCGGGCAGAAGTCGCTGCTCTCGGGCATGCTCACGCTCGGGTTCATGCTGCTTCCCCTGGTGGTCATCACGAGCCGCGAGGCCATGCTCGCCGTTCCCGACGAGTACCGTGACGGCAGCGCCGCCCTCGGCGTCTCGAAGTGGCAGACCATCCGGAGCGTCGTGCTGCCGGCCGCGCTGCCCGGCGTGGTCACCGGCGTCATTCTGGGCGTCGGCCGCATCGCGGGCGAGACCGCGCCCATCCTGCTGACCATGGCCGGCGGAACGTTCGTGCCCGGGAGCCAGACCGCAGACGTCATCGGCGGCTTCCAGTTCACGGCCTCGCCGCCGTTCGTCACCAACCCCGAGCTGCTGCAGTCGACCAGCGCGCTCCCCTACCAGCTCTATGCCATCATCACGGCCGGGCTCAACAGCTCGAAGCTGGACCCGTGGGCGCTCGCGCTGGTGCTCCTCACCATCGTCCTGTCGTTCTACGCCATCGGCATCGTCACGCGCTACTACTTCCGCAAGAAACTGAACCAATGA